In Microbacterium sp. 1.5R, the following are encoded in one genomic region:
- the era gene encoding GTPase Era: MTEQTRSGFVTFVGRPNVGKSTLTNALVGEKIAITSEKPQTTRRAIRGIVNRPQGQLVIVDTPGIHKPRTLLGERLNDLVEQVLGDVDVIGFCVPATEKVGPGDRRIAASLDGYRRAKKIAIVTKTDAASRDQITERLMEVDALREDWDAVIPISALTNDQLEVLADEVLALMPEGPALYGEGVTTDESEEDRIAEMIREAALDGVRDELPHSIAVVIDDIAPREGTDLTDVHASIVVERDSQKAIIIGHKGKRLADVGRRARVGIEELLGTRVFLGLHVKVAKEWQRDPKQLGRLGF; encoded by the coding sequence ATGACTGAGCAGACGCGGAGCGGGTTCGTGACCTTCGTAGGACGACCGAACGTCGGGAAGTCCACTCTCACGAATGCGCTGGTGGGCGAGAAGATCGCGATCACCAGTGAGAAGCCGCAGACGACGCGGCGGGCGATCCGCGGGATCGTGAACCGTCCGCAGGGGCAGCTCGTCATCGTCGACACCCCCGGCATCCACAAGCCCCGTACGCTCCTCGGCGAGCGCCTGAACGACCTCGTCGAACAGGTGCTCGGCGACGTCGATGTGATCGGCTTCTGCGTGCCGGCGACCGAGAAGGTCGGCCCCGGCGACCGCCGCATCGCGGCGTCTCTCGACGGGTACCGTCGTGCCAAGAAGATCGCCATCGTCACGAAGACGGACGCGGCCAGTCGCGACCAGATCACCGAGCGACTGATGGAGGTCGACGCGCTGCGCGAGGACTGGGACGCGGTGATCCCGATCTCCGCGCTCACGAACGACCAGCTGGAGGTGCTCGCCGACGAGGTGCTCGCACTGATGCCCGAGGGGCCGGCTCTGTACGGCGAGGGTGTCACGACCGACGAGTCGGAGGAGGACCGGATCGCCGAGATGATCCGCGAGGCCGCGCTCGACGGGGTCCGCGACGAGCTTCCCCACTCGATCGCGGTCGTGATCGACGACATCGCCCCGCGTGAGGGAACCGACCTGACCGATGTGCACGCATCCATCGTGGTGGAGCGTGACAGCCAGAAGGCGATCATCATCGGCCACAAGGGCAAGCGTCTGGCCGATGTCGGACGCCGGGCCCGTGTCGGGATCGAAGAGCTTCTCGGCACGAGGGTGTTCCTGGGCCTCCATGTGAAGGTCGCGAAGGAATGGCAGCGCGACCCGAAGCAGCTCGGCCGCCTCGGCTTCTGA
- a CDS encoding quinone oxidoreductase family protein, with translation MTLAQHWIASSWGAPETWEFVDYEVPSPGRGEVTIRVEAAGVNPADAKHVASAHQGVQLPVPIGYEVSGTISAIGPGTRIGSGDAKEGDEVVAFRVRGGYATELTVPAEKAFAKPTTLTHAEAANLLLAGTTAAEMLWVTGAAPGETILLHGASGAVGVSVLQQAALRGIRVIGTASAERFDVVRRLGGVPVRYGAGLAERVRGAAGEAGVSAALDAVGTDEAVDVSLELVADRQRIVTIAAMGRAASDGIRVIAGSMPVSARFRDEVRGELIALAQNGDLIVPVARTFALEDAPAALALLAEGHPGGKLALIPSS, from the coding sequence ATGACACTCGCACAGCACTGGATCGCATCGTCGTGGGGCGCGCCTGAGACATGGGAGTTCGTCGACTACGAGGTGCCGTCTCCCGGCCGCGGTGAGGTGACGATCCGCGTGGAGGCCGCCGGGGTGAATCCCGCGGACGCCAAGCACGTCGCGTCTGCTCACCAGGGCGTGCAGCTGCCTGTGCCGATCGGCTACGAGGTCTCGGGCACGATCAGCGCGATCGGACCCGGCACGCGGATCGGCTCGGGGGATGCGAAAGAAGGTGACGAGGTCGTCGCCTTCCGCGTGCGCGGGGGATACGCGACCGAGCTGACCGTGCCCGCCGAGAAGGCCTTCGCGAAGCCGACCACACTCACGCACGCGGAGGCCGCGAATCTGCTGCTCGCCGGCACCACGGCCGCTGAGATGCTCTGGGTGACCGGCGCGGCACCGGGGGAGACGATCCTCCTGCACGGCGCGTCCGGAGCGGTGGGAGTGAGCGTGCTGCAGCAGGCCGCACTGCGGGGGATTCGAGTGATCGGCACCGCGAGCGCCGAGCGGTTCGACGTCGTCCGTCGTCTCGGGGGAGTCCCCGTGCGATACGGGGCCGGCCTGGCGGAGCGGGTCCGGGGGGCCGCGGGCGAGGCGGGCGTCTCGGCAGCCCTCGACGCGGTGGGCACGGACGAGGCCGTGGACGTGTCCCTCGAGCTGGTCGCAGACCGCCAGCGCATCGTCACGATCGCAGCGATGGGCAGGGCCGCCTCCGACGGCATCCGGGTGATCGCCGGTTCGATGCCCGTCAGCGCCCGATTCCGGGACGAGGTGCGCGGGGAACTGATCGCTCTCGCTCAGAACGGAGATCTGATCGTTCCCGTGGCGCGGACGTTCGCCCTGGAGGACGCTCCGGCGGCACTCGCTCTGCTCGCCGAAGGGCACCCCGGCGGAAAGCTCGCTCTGATCCCGTCGTCCTAA